The Streptomyces rimosus genomic interval CCGCCGCGGCCTGCCGGTGCACGGTCAGCGCACCAGCACGAACGCCCGTACCCGCAAGGGTCCGCGTCGCGCGATCGCCGGCAAGAAGAAGCCGGGCAAGAAGTAGTCCTCAGCGGACGCTCATCAGCGGTCTTCGCTGTAGGACCGACCACCTCCACCGGGAGTAATACATGCCTCCGAAGGGCCGTACGGCCGGCGCCAAGAAGGTGCGCCGCAAGGAGAAGAAGAACGTCGCCCACGGGCACGCTCACATCAAGAGCACGTTCAACAACACCATCGTTTCGATCACCGACCCCACGGGCAACGTGATCTCCTGGGCCTCGGCGGGCCACGTGGGCTTCAAGGGCTCGCGCAAGTCCACGCCGTTCGCCGCGCAGATGGCTGCCGAGTCGGCCGCCCGCCGCGCGCAGGAGCACGGCATGCGCAAGGTCGACGTCTTCGTCAAGGGTCCCGGCTCCGGCCGTGAGACCGCGATCCGCTCCCTCCAGGCCACCGGCCTTGAGGTCGGCTCGATCCAGGACGTCACCCCCACGCCGCACAACGGCTGCCGTCCCCCCAAGCGTCGCCGCGTCTGACGCATGGCGGTCCGTACGGGCCGCCGCCTGTCGGTCCGCGCTCCGGCGCGGGCCGTCACCGGGCACTTTTCGGGCGGTACGCCGCGACTCCTGGGAGTCGTGCCGTGCCGCCCGTACCCTTGTAGAAACCGCCGGGCCACC includes:
- the rpsK gene encoding 30S ribosomal protein S11, with amino-acid sequence MPPKGRTAGAKKVRRKEKKNVAHGHAHIKSTFNNTIVSITDPTGNVISWASAGHVGFKGSRKSTPFAAQMAAESAARRAQEHGMRKVDVFVKGPGSGRETAIRSLQATGLEVGSIQDVTPTPHNGCRPPKRRRV